A part of Myxococcus landrumus genomic DNA contains:
- a CDS encoding non-ribosomal peptide synthetase/type I polyketide synthase, protein MRLDELLQALAGHGITLNVEGEHLAVDAPDGAIPEALREQLVEHKAALLALLAEQHEARAEVVARPEERHLPFPMTELQQAYSVGRQAELEMNASMHAYNELDCRALDLARFEEAWNQVVARHEMLRAVEAPGFQQRILPSVPRYQLPIEDLRGRGPEETEARLAAIRERLSQQVLPLDQWPLFELRACLLDGGRVRLFMSVDGTFIDGYSFQILYRELVHFYRHPETPPSPASLSLSYRDYSLAVHHTRGARHARSLEYWRSRLPQLPPAPDLPLERDPRSLRRPRFRRWFARVDAEVWQRLKQKGRARRLTEPELLLAVYAEVIARWSRSPRFTLNVPHFNRLPVHPQVNDIIGTFASFTLVEVDHRPERAFIERALAIRDQLLLALEHREVSGVELLRELFRAQGRISGAIMPVVMTSFASHSRSRDSHWVDFLAESFGELVEALTQTPQVWIDLQIVYQRGGVFLNWDVAEELFPPGMMEDMFDAFHGLLLRLAEDDALWERSDLGLLPVRQRELLARVNDTARPLSGELLHSGFYRNAAARPEAVALVSTGLSLSYGELARRANRLGHALREKGAVPNRVVAVVMEKGWEQVVAVLGILSSGAAYLPVDAGLPVERRAFMLRNAGAELVVTQPKFAGDSWAEQAQVLVLSPESFSEYPDTPLSPVQKPEDLAHILYTSGSTGQPNGAMLTHAGMVNAIEWTNGRFGIGPDDRLIALSALHHDFSVYDLFGTLGAGATVVMPEASRRKDPSHWVELMARHGVTLWSTVPAMMEMLMTYLEGGDVRLSCPLRLVMLGGDWIPVTLPGRLRERFAGVKVVSVGGPTETSLWNITHPVEESDGRRRSIPYGKPIANTRYYVLDERLEERPLWVPGEMCCAGIGVAQGYIGAGAGSAKFTVHPRTGERLYRTGDLGRYLPDGTLEFLGRVDFQLSIRGQRIEPGEIEAALLQEPSIRASVVGAVGEHHEKRLVAYVVLAEGTRELNTQRVRDFLLRKLPEHMVPATYVVLEALPLTRNAKVDRRALPHPDAVPQTKNAMGPTVPPGGLGETRALQETLAKAVSAVLGVPEVHPERNFFELGANSVHLIQLHLRIKQELGLSLPIVDLFGNPTVRALAVRLGATLGASNVAAKSRPAVDVALTPGAGDIAVIGMSGRFPGAATLDAFWSNLVGGVESVARYTDDELLAAGVSAAAFKSPRYVRASAAMEGIDAFDADFFALTPREARALDPQQRVFLECAWEALEHAGYPPNACDALVGVYAGKSVSHYRYPYPDLTRPIHFFQDLMSQDKDFLATQTSYKLDLRGPSVNVQTACSTSLVSVSMACDALLNGGCDMALAGGVAIKVPHRVGYLFEEGSIFSGDGHCRPFDARANGTLPGSGAGVVVLKRLSQARADGDRVLAVIKGWAINNDGHRKVGFMAPGVEGQCDVVRRAHQRAGVDPRTISYVEAHGTGTAMGDPIEIAALTQAFGGQAMARSCGLGSVKSNIGHLDSAAGIAGLIKVVLSLQHRTLAPSLHFERPNPRIDFEQGPFYVVDSLRPWEVEGGPRRAGVSSFGIGGTNAHVVLEEAPAPREVEAVAEQRDRSRHVLTLSARSDAALRQLASRYQGLLENTDAPLADVCFSANTGRAAFDHRLALVAGERGAMAALLGAAARKEEHPGVVHGVLAPKQSPKVAFLFSGQGSQYVGAARELYLSHPGFRRRLDSFDVLLRAAWGQTLQSVLYPEPGQDSPIDQFDFAQPLLFALEYALAELWMSWGVQPDVLLGHSTGELAAACLAGVFSVEDGLKLAIHRGRLVHQLPQGENLAVTAGEAEVRDVLAAGGWRCSIAAFNGPDNVVISGLPDEMREVAEALASKGHKVRRLNIPRAAHSVIVESVLPEFRAIAETLTYARPALPMVSGMTGEPITDAIATPDYWCSQLRNPVRFANGVERLYRDGARVFVEIGPKATLLGMAARSLPEGECAWLPSLRPDDGGWQQMLESLSALYTRGVRVDWSAFDAGFSRRKVVLPTYPFQRQRYWEEGAGLQQPQGARTSREEHPLLGARVPLAVLGADALLFEATLGPLMQEFLGQHRVFGTPTLPATAFVEMALAGGSRLLGTKALRLASLSLLAAMTFPQDSRRRVQCAVNKGEAGLATVRIFSRATGASEGDWVLHATGTLHASHTDVNASMEQGQDGVLARLREAPLIEDPYRRAQESGVDFGAEFRGITELRQQGEHVLARIERPVSLSLEGDEVYSAHPALLDACLQVVGGAYPDPSASELYVPTGIESLSLFGGLDARMWSHAVVRPVDETRKRLRADVSVFGEDGRLCARVLGLELQRTSREALSPAASLDGQLYVRRWEPLALDVPTSAAASGPCLILADQAGLGRKLAQALERDGRTCLLAFRGQTLRTFDEQCFELPGEPEALGDALRTLPLPASLSDVILLWGLDGADSEDLDGDGLDGGAHRGCGSGLGLLRYLIDRGYSQAVWLITRGAQAVDSGQPLPGIAQSLLWGMARPLAIESSELDVRCVDLDPRGAVSAQVEALARELRGRSATADNQVAFRGGRFVARLQRVESREVVTESSRDTGPLRSDRSYLVVGGLGRLGLLTAEFLVHRGARSLVLTGRGSVGPEADGRLERLRARGVRVEYRQVDIADEAALATLLQFIADDLAPLAGVFHSAGVLDDGVLRQQTWARFERVLRPKVRGAWNLHRLTSGLALDHFVLFSSVASLVGSAGQANHCAATAFEDALAHHRRALGLPGLSINWGVWAGEAGARVEVSEQSHTPGWGLLPVQQGLRALEVLLTSPVAQVGVAEIDWAVFGGGRTAPYDAGLRAAARGQPEGRARFLETLSESPVPQRRKLLMNYLREQVAWIRGAASGASIDPAQGFNEMGIDSLAALQLKNRLQSAFGLSLPATLVFNYPTTEKLAEQLAAAFIPLEFASPTVTGPREQDPGTHALEDLSDAHLAHMLEEQLSKMN, encoded by the coding sequence ATGAGGCTGGACGAGCTCCTTCAGGCGTTGGCCGGACACGGCATCACGCTGAACGTGGAGGGCGAGCACCTGGCCGTCGACGCGCCCGACGGAGCGATTCCCGAGGCGCTGCGCGAACAGCTCGTGGAGCACAAGGCGGCGCTGCTGGCGCTCCTGGCCGAGCAGCATGAGGCTCGGGCCGAGGTCGTGGCCCGACCCGAGGAGCGGCACCTGCCGTTCCCCATGACGGAGCTTCAGCAGGCGTACAGCGTGGGCCGGCAGGCCGAGCTGGAGATGAACGCGTCGATGCACGCGTACAACGAGCTCGACTGCCGCGCGCTCGACCTGGCGCGCTTCGAGGAGGCGTGGAACCAGGTCGTGGCCCGCCACGAGATGCTGCGCGCCGTGGAGGCTCCGGGCTTCCAGCAGCGGATACTGCCCTCGGTTCCGCGCTATCAGCTCCCCATCGAAGACCTGCGCGGACGGGGCCCCGAGGAGACCGAGGCCCGGCTCGCCGCCATTCGCGAGCGGTTGTCGCAGCAGGTGCTCCCGCTGGACCAGTGGCCCTTGTTCGAGCTGCGCGCGTGTCTGCTCGACGGCGGACGCGTGCGCCTCTTCATGAGCGTCGATGGGACCTTCATCGACGGGTACAGCTTCCAGATTCTCTACCGGGAGCTGGTGCACTTCTACCGGCACCCGGAGACTCCGCCTTCTCCCGCGTCCCTCTCGCTGTCGTATCGGGACTACTCGCTGGCGGTGCACCACACGCGAGGGGCTCGGCATGCCCGTTCGCTCGAGTACTGGCGTTCGCGCCTTCCCCAGTTGCCTCCCGCGCCGGACCTTCCGCTGGAGAGGGACCCTCGCTCCCTGCGGCGTCCTCGCTTCCGCCGCTGGTTCGCGCGCGTGGATGCGGAGGTATGGCAGCGGCTCAAGCAGAAGGGCCGGGCGCGCCGGCTGACGGAGCCCGAGCTGCTCCTGGCCGTGTACGCGGAGGTCATCGCCCGCTGGAGCCGAAGCCCTCGCTTCACGCTCAACGTCCCGCACTTCAACCGGCTGCCCGTCCACCCACAGGTCAACGACATCATCGGGACCTTCGCCAGCTTCACGTTGGTGGAGGTGGACCACCGGCCGGAGCGCGCCTTCATCGAGCGGGCGCTCGCGATTCGCGACCAGCTCCTCCTCGCGCTCGAGCACCGGGAGGTGAGCGGCGTCGAGCTGCTGCGCGAGCTGTTCCGGGCCCAGGGCCGAATCTCTGGCGCCATCATGCCCGTGGTGATGACGAGCTTCGCCTCCCACTCGCGGAGCCGGGACTCTCACTGGGTGGACTTCCTCGCGGAGTCGTTCGGTGAGCTCGTCGAGGCGCTCACGCAGACGCCGCAGGTGTGGATCGACCTCCAGATTGTCTACCAGCGCGGCGGCGTCTTCCTGAACTGGGACGTGGCGGAGGAGCTGTTTCCGCCCGGGATGATGGAGGACATGTTCGACGCCTTCCACGGGCTGCTCCTCCGGTTGGCGGAGGACGACGCGCTGTGGGAGCGCTCGGACCTGGGGCTCCTGCCCGTGCGCCAGCGCGAGCTGCTGGCCCGCGTCAACGACACGGCCCGTCCGCTGAGCGGCGAGCTGCTCCACTCGGGCTTCTACCGGAACGCCGCCGCACGTCCGGAGGCGGTGGCGCTGGTCTCCACGGGACTCTCGCTGAGCTACGGCGAGCTGGCCCGGCGCGCGAACCGCTTGGGGCATGCGCTGCGCGAGAAGGGCGCTGTTCCGAATCGCGTGGTCGCGGTGGTGATGGAGAAGGGCTGGGAGCAGGTCGTCGCGGTGCTCGGCATCTTGAGCTCTGGCGCGGCCTACCTTCCTGTCGACGCGGGCCTGCCCGTGGAACGCCGCGCGTTCATGCTGCGCAACGCGGGCGCCGAGCTGGTGGTGACCCAGCCGAAGTTCGCGGGGGACTCGTGGGCGGAGCAGGCCCAGGTGCTCGTGCTCTCTCCCGAGTCCTTCAGCGAGTACCCCGACACGCCACTGTCCCCGGTGCAGAAGCCCGAGGACCTCGCGCACATCCTCTACACGTCCGGCTCCACGGGCCAACCCAACGGGGCCATGCTCACGCACGCGGGGATGGTCAACGCCATCGAGTGGACGAACGGGCGCTTTGGCATCGGACCGGATGACCGGCTCATCGCCCTGAGCGCGCTCCACCACGACTTCTCCGTCTACGACCTCTTCGGCACGCTGGGCGCGGGAGCGACGGTGGTGATGCCGGAGGCCTCGCGGCGCAAGGACCCCTCGCACTGGGTCGAGCTGATGGCGCGTCACGGCGTCACGCTCTGGAGCACCGTGCCGGCGATGATGGAGATGCTGATGACGTACCTCGAAGGAGGGGACGTCCGGCTCTCGTGTCCGCTGCGCCTGGTGATGCTGGGCGGAGACTGGATTCCCGTCACGCTTCCGGGACGACTGCGCGAGCGCTTCGCCGGTGTGAAGGTGGTGAGCGTCGGCGGACCGACGGAGACGTCGCTGTGGAACATCACCCACCCCGTCGAGGAGTCGGACGGACGCCGTCGCAGCATCCCCTACGGAAAGCCCATCGCGAACACCCGGTACTACGTGCTGGACGAGCGGTTGGAGGAGCGGCCCCTCTGGGTGCCCGGCGAGATGTGCTGCGCGGGCATCGGCGTGGCTCAGGGCTACATCGGCGCGGGGGCGGGCTCCGCGAAGTTCACCGTCCACCCTCGCACGGGTGAGCGCCTCTATCGCACGGGAGACCTGGGGCGCTATCTGCCCGATGGGACCCTCGAGTTCCTTGGCCGCGTCGACTTCCAGCTCTCCATCCGGGGACAGCGCATCGAGCCCGGAGAGATTGAAGCGGCCCTGTTGCAGGAGCCGAGCATCCGCGCCTCCGTGGTCGGTGCCGTCGGCGAGCACCATGAGAAGCGGCTCGTCGCCTATGTCGTCCTCGCGGAGGGGACGCGGGAGCTGAACACGCAGCGTGTCCGCGACTTCCTCTTGCGCAAGCTGCCCGAGCACATGGTGCCGGCGACGTATGTCGTCCTGGAGGCACTGCCGCTGACCCGCAATGCCAAGGTGGACCGCCGGGCCTTGCCTCATCCGGATGCGGTGCCCCAGACGAAGAACGCGATGGGGCCCACCGTGCCTCCGGGGGGCCTTGGCGAGACGCGTGCGCTCCAGGAGACGCTGGCGAAGGCCGTGAGTGCGGTGCTCGGCGTGCCGGAGGTGCATCCGGAGCGCAACTTCTTCGAGCTCGGCGCGAACTCCGTGCACCTCATCCAGCTCCATCTGCGCATCAAGCAGGAGCTGGGACTTTCCCTGCCCATCGTCGACTTGTTCGGGAACCCGACCGTCCGCGCGCTCGCGGTGCGGCTGGGCGCCACCCTGGGGGCTTCGAACGTCGCGGCGAAGTCCAGGCCAGCGGTCGACGTGGCGCTCACGCCGGGAGCGGGAGACATCGCCGTCATCGGGATGAGCGGGCGTTTCCCCGGTGCGGCGACGCTCGATGCGTTCTGGAGCAATCTGGTGGGAGGCGTCGAGTCCGTCGCCCGCTACACGGATGACGAGCTGCTGGCCGCGGGCGTGAGCGCCGCCGCGTTCAAGAGTCCTCGCTACGTCCGCGCCTCCGCGGCGATGGAGGGCATCGACGCGTTCGATGCCGACTTCTTCGCGCTCACCCCTCGCGAGGCCCGCGCGCTGGACCCTCAACAGCGGGTGTTCCTGGAGTGTGCGTGGGAGGCGCTCGAACACGCGGGCTATCCGCCCAACGCGTGTGATGCCCTCGTCGGCGTCTATGCCGGCAAGAGCGTCAGCCACTACCGCTACCCCTACCCGGACCTGACGCGGCCCATCCACTTCTTCCAGGACCTCATGTCCCAGGACAAGGACTTCCTGGCGACGCAGACGTCCTACAAGCTCGACCTGCGCGGGCCGAGCGTGAATGTCCAGACGGCGTGTTCGACGTCGCTCGTCTCCGTGTCGATGGCCTGTGATGCGCTGCTCAACGGCGGCTGCGACATGGCGCTGGCGGGCGGAGTCGCCATCAAGGTCCCCCACCGCGTGGGCTATCTCTTCGAGGAGGGCAGCATCTTCTCGGGCGACGGCCACTGTCGTCCGTTCGATGCCCGCGCCAATGGCACCCTGCCTGGCAGCGGCGCGGGCGTCGTGGTCCTCAAGCGCTTGAGCCAGGCGCGCGCGGACGGGGACCGCGTCCTCGCGGTCATCAAGGGCTGGGCCATCAACAACGACGGGCACCGCAAGGTCGGCTTCATGGCCCCTGGTGTCGAGGGCCAGTGTGATGTCGTCCGGCGTGCGCATCAGCGCGCGGGCGTCGACCCTCGGACCATCTCCTACGTCGAGGCACATGGGACGGGAACCGCGATGGGCGACCCCATCGAAATCGCCGCGCTGACCCAGGCGTTCGGTGGGCAGGCGATGGCCCGGTCCTGCGGGCTGGGCTCGGTGAAGAGCAACATCGGCCATCTGGACAGCGCGGCGGGAATCGCCGGGCTCATCAAGGTCGTGCTGTCGCTTCAGCACCGCACCCTGGCTCCCTCGCTGCACTTCGAGCGGCCGAACCCTCGCATCGACTTCGAGCAGGGCCCGTTCTACGTGGTCGACTCGCTGAGGCCCTGGGAGGTGGAGGGCGGTCCGCGCCGCGCGGGGGTCAGCTCCTTTGGCATCGGCGGCACCAATGCCCATGTCGTGTTGGAAGAGGCTCCCGCGCCGCGGGAGGTGGAGGCCGTCGCGGAACAGCGGGACCGCTCCCGACATGTCCTGACGCTCTCGGCCCGGAGCGACGCGGCGCTGCGGCAGCTCGCGAGCCGATACCAGGGGCTGTTGGAGAACACGGACGCGCCGCTCGCGGACGTGTGCTTCTCCGCGAACACGGGCCGCGCGGCCTTCGACCATCGGCTCGCCCTGGTGGCCGGGGAACGCGGCGCGATGGCCGCGTTGCTCGGTGCCGCGGCGCGAAAGGAGGAGCACCCCGGAGTAGTGCACGGCGTGCTCGCCCCGAAGCAGTCGCCGAAGGTCGCGTTCCTCTTCTCCGGACAGGGCTCGCAGTACGTCGGGGCTGCTCGCGAGCTCTACCTGTCGCATCCGGGGTTCCGGCGCCGCCTCGACTCGTTCGACGTGCTGCTGCGAGCGGCCTGGGGACAGACCCTTCAGTCGGTCCTCTACCCGGAGCCGGGACAGGACTCGCCCATCGACCAGTTCGACTTCGCCCAGCCGCTGCTCTTCGCGCTGGAGTACGCGCTGGCGGAGCTGTGGATGTCCTGGGGTGTCCAGCCGGATGTCCTGCTCGGGCACAGCACGGGGGAGCTGGCGGCGGCGTGTCTCGCGGGCGTGTTCAGCGTCGAGGACGGGCTGAAGCTGGCGATTCATCGCGGCCGGCTGGTGCACCAGCTCCCGCAGGGCGAGAACCTCGCGGTCACCGCGGGGGAGGCGGAGGTTCGTGACGTCCTCGCGGCGGGCGGCTGGCGCTGCTCCATCGCGGCCTTCAACGGCCCGGACAACGTGGTCATCTCCGGCCTGCCAGATGAAATGCGCGAGGTGGCCGAGGCCCTGGCGTCGAAGGGCCACAAGGTGCGGCGGCTGAACATTCCTCGCGCGGCGCACTCGGTCATCGTCGAGTCGGTGCTACCGGAGTTCAGGGCCATCGCGGAGACCCTCACCTACGCACGGCCCGCGCTCCCCATGGTCTCGGGGATGACCGGCGAGCCCATCACCGACGCCATCGCCACGCCGGACTACTGGTGCAGCCAGCTCCGCAATCCGGTGCGCTTCGCGAACGGAGTGGAGCGCCTGTATCGCGATGGGGCGAGGGTGTTCGTCGAGATAGGCCCCAAGGCCACGCTGCTCGGCATGGCGGCGCGGAGCCTCCCGGAGGGCGAGTGTGCGTGGCTGCCCAGCCTGCGTCCCGATGACGGAGGCTGGCAGCAGATGTTGGAGAGCCTGTCGGCCCTGTACACGCGAGGTGTCCGTGTGGACTGGTCGGCCTTCGACGCGGGCTTCTCCCGGCGCAAGGTCGTGCTCCCCACCTATCCCTTCCAGCGTCAGCGCTACTGGGAAGAGGGGGCCGGATTGCAGCAGCCGCAGGGGGCTCGGACCTCTCGCGAGGAGCATCCGCTGCTGGGGGCTCGCGTGCCGTTGGCGGTGCTGGGCGCGGATGCGCTGCTGTTCGAGGCGACGCTGGGCCCCTTGATGCAGGAGTTCCTGGGTCAGCATCGCGTCTTCGGGACCCCGACGCTGCCCGCCACCGCGTTCGTCGAGATGGCCCTGGCCGGAGGCTCCCGGCTGCTCGGGACGAAGGCGTTGCGGCTGGCGAGCCTGTCCCTGCTCGCGGCGATGACGTTCCCCCAGGACTCCCGACGCCGGGTGCAGTGCGCGGTGAACAAGGGCGAGGCGGGCTTGGCGACGGTGCGCATCTTCAGCCGCGCCACCGGAGCATCCGAGGGCGATTGGGTCCTTCACGCGACCGGGACTCTTCATGCCTCGCACACGGATGTGAACGCCTCCATGGAGCAGGGCCAGGACGGCGTGCTCGCGAGGCTTCGCGAGGCTCCGCTCATCGAGGACCCCTATCGAAGGGCGCAGGAGTCCGGGGTCGACTTCGGCGCGGAGTTCCGAGGCATCACCGAGCTGCGCCAGCAGGGAGAGCACGTCCTGGCTCGCATCGAGCGGCCCGTCTCGCTCTCCCTGGAGGGCGATGAGGTGTACTCCGCGCATCCGGCGCTGCTGGATGCCTGCCTCCAGGTCGTCGGCGGTGCCTACCCGGACCCGAGTGCGTCCGAGCTCTATGTCCCGACGGGCATCGAGAGCCTCTCGCTATTCGGAGGACTCGACGCGCGGATGTGGAGCCACGCGGTGGTTCGGCCCGTGGACGAGACGCGGAAGCGCTTGCGCGCGGATGTCAGCGTCTTCGGCGAGGACGGGCGGCTGTGTGCTCGGGTCCTCGGGTTGGAGCTTCAGCGGACGAGCCGCGAGGCCTTGAGCCCTGCGGCATCGTTGGACGGTCAGCTCTATGTGCGCCGGTGGGAGCCCCTCGCGCTCGATGTCCCGACGAGCGCGGCGGCGAGTGGACCGTGCCTGATTCTCGCGGACCAGGCCGGGCTGGGGCGCAAGCTCGCACAGGCGCTCGAGCGCGATGGGCGGACCTGCTTGTTGGCGTTCCGTGGGCAGACCCTCCGCACGTTCGATGAGCAGTGCTTCGAGTTGCCTGGAGAACCCGAGGCGCTCGGGGACGCGCTGCGGACCTTGCCTCTCCCGGCTTCGCTGTCGGACGTCATCCTGCTGTGGGGGCTCGACGGCGCGGACTCCGAGGACCTGGATGGCGACGGCCTCGATGGGGGTGCACATCGCGGATGCGGGAGTGGCCTGGGGCTGCTGCGCTACCTCATCGACCGTGGGTACTCCCAGGCTGTGTGGCTCATCACCCGGGGCGCGCAGGCCGTGGACTCCGGGCAGCCTCTTCCTGGCATCGCACAGTCGCTGCTCTGGGGAATGGCCCGGCCTCTCGCCATCGAGTCCTCCGAGCTCGATGTCCGGTGTGTCGACCTGGATCCTCGCGGTGCGGTGAGCGCGCAGGTGGAGGCACTCGCGCGCGAGCTTCGCGGTCGCTCTGCGACGGCCGACAACCAGGTGGCCTTCCGTGGCGGCCGCTTCGTCGCGCGGCTCCAGCGAGTCGAGTCGCGTGAGGTGGTGACGGAGTCCTCGCGAGATACGGGGCCTCTCCGGTCGGACCGGAGCTATCTCGTGGTGGGCGGGCTCGGGCGGCTGGGACTGCTGACGGCGGAGTTCCTCGTGCACCGAGGGGCGCGAAGCCTCGTGTTGACGGGGCGTGGCTCCGTGGGCCCGGAGGCGGACGGACGACTGGAGCGCCTGCGTGCGCGGGGCGTGCGCGTCGAGTACCGGCAGGTGGATATCGCCGACGAGGCGGCGCTCGCGACACTGCTCCAGTTCATCGCCGATGACCTCGCGCCCTTGGCGGGCGTGTTCCACTCGGCGGGCGTGCTCGATGACGGGGTCCTGCGTCAGCAGACCTGGGCCCGCTTCGAGCGCGTGCTGCGGCCCAAGGTGCGGGGCGCCTGGAACCTGCACCGGCTGACCTCGGGGCTCGCGCTGGACCACTTCGTGTTGTTCTCGTCGGTGGCCTCGCTGGTCGGGTCCGCTGGACAGGCGAACCACTGCGCGGCGACGGCGTTCGAGGATGCCCTGGCGCATCACCGCCGCGCGCTTGGCCTGCCGGGCTTGAGCATCAACTGGGGTGTGTGGGCAGGCGAGGCCGGCGCACGCGTGGAGGTCAGCGAGCAGTCCCACACGCCGGGATGGGGGCTCCTCCCCGTACAGCAGGGGCTCCGCGCGCTCGAGGTTCTGCTCACCAGTCCTGTCGCGCAGGTGGGCGTCGCGGAGATTGACTGGGCGGTGTTCGGGGGTGGCCGGACCGCGCCGTACGACGCCGGGCTTCGCGCGGCCGCGCGAGGACAGCCCGAGGGCCGTGCGCGCTTCCTGGAGACGCTCTCGGAGTCGCCCGTGCCGCAGCGTCGGAAGCTGCTGATGAACTACCTGCGCGAGCAGGTGGCCTGGATTCGCGGCGCGGCCTCCGGTGCTTCCATCGACCCAGCGCAGGGCTTCAACGAGATGGGCATCGACTCGCTGGCGGCGTTGCAGCTCAAGAACCGGCTCCAGAGCGCCTTCGGCCTCTCGCTGCCCGCCACGCTCGTCTTCAACTACCCCACCACCGAGAAGCTCGCGGAGCAGCTCGCCGCCGCGTTCATTCCCTTGGAGTTCGCGTCGCCCACCGTCACCGGTCCACGGGAGCAGGACCCGGGCACGCACGCACTGGAGGACCTGTCCGACGCCCACCTCGCCCACATGCTCGAGGAGCAGCTCTCGAAGATGAACTAG